A genome region from Campylobacter concisus includes the following:
- a CDS encoding ATP-binding cassette domain-containing protein, which produces MIEIKNLNVFYKDKKLLRELDFGMSEGKFIGITGASGSGKSLFAKSLIRLFDDDFRVRAEKFNIYKKDILKLSQNKLKEHRRKVAALVFQNSVASLHPLLNVGDHFNAYLGGDNKSNKELAFAYFREFGLNNANLIWHKYSYELSGGEASRVQIALALCLKPKILICDEITSGLDSISGSHVAGILEGLKGKMSVIFISHDEALTKYLSDEIWQMRDGRLILKENA; this is translated from the coding sequence ATGATAGAGATTAAGAATTTAAACGTTTTTTATAAGGATAAGAAGCTTTTGCGTGAGCTTGATTTTGGCATGAGTGAGGGTAAATTTATAGGTATCACGGGTGCAAGTGGCAGTGGTAAATCGCTCTTTGCAAAAAGCCTAATAAGGCTTTTTGATGATGATTTTAGAGTGAGAGCGGAGAAATTTAATATTTATAAAAAAGATATCTTAAAACTTAGTCAAAATAAGCTAAAAGAGCACCGAAGAAAGGTCGCTGCGCTCGTTTTTCAAAACTCAGTTGCTAGCCTTCATCCGCTCTTAAACGTGGGTGATCACTTTAATGCCTATCTTGGCGGCGATAATAAATCAAATAAAGAGCTTGCATTTGCTTATTTTAGGGAGTTTGGGCTAAATAACGCAAATCTCATCTGGCACAAATACTCATACGAGCTAAGTGGTGGCGAGGCGAGCCGTGTGCAGATCGCTCTTGCGCTTTGTTTAAAGCCAAAAATTTTAATCTGCGACGAGATAACGAGCGGGCTTGATAGCATTAGCGGTAGTCACGTGGCGGGCATCTTAGAGGGCCTAAAGGGCAAGATGAGCGTCATCTTTATCTCGCATGATGAGGCGCTGACAAAATATCTTAGTGATGAAATTTGGCAGATGAGAGATGGGCGGCTAATTTTAAAGGAAAACGCGTGA
- a CDS encoding ATP-binding cassette domain-containing protein → MKIRLENVSKSLSFKEHFNARAEVLHLLEGINYELDDGENLAILGQSGSGKSTLAKLISFSEPKSGGKIYINDKEITDKNELKKDIRYILQNQKQALNPALKVKTAIAHVRSYLKLSFSENELKEFLANLNLKDEILDKFPSQLSGGEATRVGILLALLSKPKILICDEITSGLDNETKQKIINLLLSLDEKISIIFITHDILSAMKIAQKVLIIEAGKQVAWGKFEDLASQNVLKKYINAAKIYKNNL, encoded by the coding sequence GTGAAAATAAGGCTTGAAAACGTATCAAAAAGTTTAAGCTTTAAGGAGCATTTTAATGCTAGAGCTGAAGTGTTGCACCTTTTGGAGGGGATAAATTACGAGCTCGATGATGGCGAAAATTTAGCCATTTTGGGGCAAAGTGGCAGTGGCAAAAGCACGCTTGCAAAGCTCATATCGTTTAGTGAGCCAAAAAGTGGGGGCAAAATTTATATAAACGATAAGGAGATCACGGATAAAAATGAGCTCAAAAAGGACATCAGGTATATCTTGCAAAATCAAAAACAAGCCCTAAATCCAGCGCTAAAAGTAAAAACCGCGATCGCTCACGTGAGGTCATACCTTAAGCTTAGCTTTAGCGAAAATGAGCTCAAAGAATTTCTCGCAAATTTAAATTTAAAAGATGAAATTTTAGATAAATTTCCTTCTCAGCTAAGTGGCGGTGAGGCGACAAGGGTCGGGATACTACTAGCGCTTCTTTCAAAGCCAAAAATCCTAATCTGCGACGAGATAACAAGCGGACTTGACAACGAGACAAAGCAAAAGATCATAAATTTACTTTTAAGCTTAGATGAAAAGATCAGCATTATTTTTATCACGCACGATATTTTAAGTGCGATGAAGATAGCACAAAAAGTACTAATAATCGAGGCTGGCAAGCAAGTAGCGTGGGGTAAATTTGAGGATCTTGCAAGCCAAAATGTCCT